In Mustela nigripes isolate SB6536 chromosome 2, MUSNIG.SB6536, whole genome shotgun sequence, a single window of DNA contains:
- the LOC132010570 gene encoding uncharacterized protein LOC132010570, whose protein sequence is MPPVQRRKLDPLPKKHRRLRKAVRTKRMRKNKRKEKVETLCPPILPTPLVPPQSEEDEVVDTKPTVLSAHEDDPDLPSENPLQSQQDEGACVTHQECPIQPCEQPASSEPGPSSPAVTSLASPPLCFGRFLSCVCRTFSRSRKRKRPGRQGTELIEAGGDAKSLRPSLLRDLGKNRVQPHEGL, encoded by the exons ATGCCTCCAGTCCAGAGGAGAAAGTTAGATCCACTTCCAAAAAAGCATAGACGTCTTAGGAAGGCTGTAAGgacaaagagaatgagaaagaacaagaggaaggagaaagtggaGACCCTATGCCCCCCAATCCTTCCAACACCTTTGGTACCACCACAAAGTGAAGAAGATGAAGTGGTAGATACAAAGCCGACTGTACTCAGTGCTCATGAAGATGATCCTGACCTTCCCAGTGAA AACCCATTACAGAGTCAGCAGGATGAGGGTGCCTGTGTGACGCATCAGGAGTGTCCAATCCAGCCCTGTGAGCAGCCAGCATCCTCGGAGCCTGGGCCCTCTTCCCCTGCAGTGACATCCTTGGCATCACCGCCACTCTGCTTTGGTCGCTTCTTAAGCTGTGTCTGCCGGACCTTCTCGAGGTCTAGGAAGCGGAAGCGCCCTGGAAGGCAGGGTACTGAGCTGATTGAGGCAGGAGGTGATGCCAAGTCTCTGAGACCTAGCCTGCTGAGGGATCTGGGCAAAAACAGAGTGCAGCCTCATGAGGGCCTGTAG